TCGTTGCGTTGCCTCTTCCCGCGTAAGTTGATGCAGCGTTCCGGTCAGCACGACCGTTTTGCCACTGAAGAAGGAATCTTCCACAATCGCTGCTGGTGCCTCAGGCGCCTGAGCTTTCACGCCTAAATTCAGCATCTTCTCGATAGCTGCCTTTGTAAACGGGTCTGCAAAGAAAGTCACAATGCTCTCAGCTACAATACCACCTACATCAGGTAGTTCAACGAGTTCCTCTGCCGTTGCATTCATAATGGCATGCAGGTCGCGGTAATGATCAGCCAGCATACGTGTAGTCGATTTACCTGTATTCGGAATGCCCAGTGAATATAGGAACGAAGCGAGGTCACGATCCTTGCTCTGCTCCAGTGCAGCAATAAGGTTGTTCGCTTTCTTTTCACCAAACCGCTCCAGCTTCACCAAATCATCGAATTGCAATGTATACAGGTCAGCAGGCTCACGCACGTTCAATTCATCGTACAGCTGAATCGCCGTTTTCTCGCTGAATGTCTCAATGTCCATAGCATCACGGGAAGCAAAATGAGAAATCCGGGCCACCGTCTGCGGTTTGCACGCCAGCTTGTTGTTACAGAATAAATGCGCTCCACGCTGTTCCAGCGGGAATCCACATGCCGGACATTGCTCAGGGAACACGATTTCCTCGCCATCACTCTCTTCAGTCACTTTACCCAGTATCTCAGGAATAACATCATTGGAACGACGGATAAAGACACGTGTACCCAAGGCAAACTTCAGATTTTTCCGCTCAATGTCACCTACGTTATTCAACGTGCAGTTCTGTACCGTTACCCCAGCTAGCTCAACCGGTTCAACTCGAGCAAGTGGAGTTACTTTGCCGGTACGACCCACATTCCAGACTACAGAGTTCAGAACGGTTGTGGTCTCTTCCGCCTCGAATTTGTACGCTACCGCCCATCGAGGGAATTTATCCGTGTAACCCAATGCCTCACGGGTGCGCATGTCTGTGATTTTGATAACAGCTCCATCGATCAGGTAGTCCAGTTGGCCACGGCTCTCCTGTATCGCAGCCAACTGCTCCATCACATCATCAAACTCATGGAAATACGTAATGGACGGATTGACTTTAAATCGATTCTCACGGAGAAAGTCCATCATCTCCTGATGGTTGGCAAACTGAATATCATCCGAATAACCTACATTATAGAAATAGGCGTTCAATCGTCGCTCAGCGGTAGTCTTCGGATTTAAGTTGCGCAGTGCTCCTGCCGCGGCATTCCGGGCATTTTTGAGCGGTTCTGCTGCCGTTTCATTATAACGATTCAATACAGACAGGTTCATGATGCCTTCACCCTGGACTTCAATTGTGCCGCCTGTATACGGGATTTTAAGCGGAACAGATTTAATGGTTCTAACCTGAGCCAAAATGCCCTCCCCTACAGCTCCGTTTCCACGCGTAGAGGCTTGAACCAACTCACCGTTTGTGTACGTTAGATTCAGGGTCAAACCGTCAAACTTCAGTTCAATCACATAGCCAGGTTCGGGCAACGGATTGTCTGGATTTTTGGTGTTGAAGTCATTGACCAGCTTGAGCACACGAGTATTCCAGTTTCGCAGCTGCTCTATATTCTGGGCTTTGTCCAAGCTCCACAATGAGGATAAATGGCGATGCGGTGTAAACCCTTTGAGCAGTTCACCACCCACACGCTGTGTCGGAGAATCAGGCAAAACCATGCCACTCTCCTGTTCCAGCGTAACCAGTTCGTCGTACAGAAGATCATACTCCTTGTCGCTGATCTGCGGCTGATCCATCGTGTAGTACTGATAATTATGCTGGTTTAGCTCGGTAACGAGTTGCTCCATCCGGTGCATCGGGTCCATACAGGGCCATCCCTCCGTTATTATAATTTGGATCTATGTAGAACGAACGTTAGAGCAATCTCTAAGTTCGTTCATGAATATCTATTCCACTTTGGTGATTGGGGCAAAGCCTGCAAGCAGACGTTTTAGGCCAACCGGGGCCGGGAATGCGATCTGAAGCTCTGTGTCATTACCCGATCCTTTCACCCCAACAATGGTACCTGTTCCCCATTTGCCGTGTTGTACTTTATCTCCGGCTTTGAATCCGTCAGAACCAGCTCCGGCAGCGACCGGTTTAGATGCCGACGACGGGGCAGGCGTGCTGGATGTGCTGGACGACGTACTCATGGTAACCCGTGAGGAAGTAACTGACGAAGCGGAAGAACCGCTTTGGCTCTGACGATCAAACAGCTTGCTTGCTCCGCCACCAAAGTTGCTTCCTCCACTGGCACCAAGTCCACGGCCACCATATGATCCACCTGCGCTGCTACCACGACGGTAGCGGTCACGAGCCATCGAAGTATCTTCTTTTAGCTCATCCGGAATTTCATCCAGGAAGCGCGAAGGCGGGTTCGCCGTTGTGCGTCCGAACAAGGTCCTCATTTGCGCGCAAGACAGGAAGAGTTGTTCTTCCGCACGCGTAATGCCCACATAAGCCAGTCTGCGTTCTTCCTCCAGCTCCTCGTTATCCATAAAGGCCCGGCTGTGCGGGAAAACTCCTTCCTCCATACCAACGATAAAGACGACAGGGAATTCCAGACCTTTGGCACTGTGCATCGTCATCAGGGTAACTGCGTCACTCTGATCCTCTTCATCATCGTTCATACTGTCGATATCTGCAATCAGTGCGAGATCGGTGAGGAATGAAACGAGCGTTTTGTCTTCATTATTTTTCTCGAATTCCATCGTAACGGACAGGAACTCATCAATGTTCTCCAACCGCGCGCGGGATTCGAGCGTATTTTCATTTTGCATCTCTAGTCGGTACTGGCTCATCTCGAGAATCTTCTCGGTCAATTCAGTCACAGACAGATACTCTACCATCTGATGCAGCGCGGCGATCATATCATAGAACTCCACCAGCGCATTCCGCGTTCGACCGGCAAAACCGAGATCGTCCACAACCTGAAGCACACGGTATATTGAAATCCCCCGTTCTCCTGCTGCAGCTGCCAGCTTCGCTACCGTTGTATCACCAATGCTGCGTTTTGGTACATTAATAATCCGGGTAAGGCTGATGTCATCATCGGGGTTCGAAAGCAGGCGCAGATACGCCAGAATGTCCTTGATCTCTTTACGATCATAGAACTTGATGCCGCCAACGATCTGATACGGAATATCAGACTTGATCAGAATTTCCTCTATAACCCGGGACTGGGCGTTGGTACGGTACAAAATGGCATGGTTCTGATAGGATTTGCCGTTCTTCACATTTTTACTAATCTCAGAGGTTACAAAATACCCCTCATCATGTTCGGAATCCGCACGGTACACCTTGATCTTTGAGCCACCCTCTTTGTCCGTCCACAGTTTCTTCGGTTTGCGCCCAGTATTCAGGCCGATTACCTCATTCGCTGCATTCAGGATATTCGAAGTGGAACGATAGTTTTGCTCGAGCAAAATCGTATTGGCTTCAGGGTAGTCTTTCTCAAAATTCAGGATGTTGCTGATATCCGCTCCACGCCAGCGATAGATCGATTGGTCACTATCCCCTACGACGCAAATGCGGTGATGACTATCAGCAAGCATACGGCAAAGCATGTACTGCGCACGGTTGGTATCCTGGTACTCATCCACGTGAATGTACTGGAATTTCTTTTGGTAAAAGTCGAGAACTTCCGGTACCTCTTTGAAAAGTTGAATAGTCGCCATGATGAGATCATCAAAATCGAGCGAGTTGTTGGCTCTGAGCCGTTTTTGGTACATCTTATACACTTTCGCCACAATGCCTTCAAAATAGTCAGCAGCCTGTTTCTCATATTGCTCCGGACTGATCAATTCATTCTTCGCGGTACTCATCATCGATTGAACGGCTTTTGGCTCAAATTTCTTGGTGTCGATGTTCTGGTCTTTCATACAACTACGAATGACAGATAATTGGTCAGATGAATCCAAAATGCTGAAATTGGAGGTGAAGCCGATGCGTTCAATGTCACGGCGCAGAATACGCACACACATGGAGTGAAACGTTGATACCCAGATGTCACGACCCTGAGAGCTGCCAACCAGTTGGGATACCCGGTCTTGCATCTCGCGTGCCGCTTTGTTCGTAAACGTAATAGCCAAAATACCCCAAGGGGGTGCTTTTCGCGTTGCAATAAGATAGGCAATCCGGTGTGTTAGCACACGGGTCTTGCCACTGCCCGCTCCAGCCATAATCAACAGCGGTCCATCCGTCGCCTCGACGGCTTGCCGTTGAGGGGTGTTAAGCCGTGCTACGGCATCATGTATATTTACAGGTTGCATGCATGCATGCTCCTTTCATTGGTTGAAATCGATATAAGTAGTACTAAGGGTTACACTCGTCACTACGATGACAGAATAATCTTCCGATCGCCGTTATTCCCGGATTTTTTGATCTACTTTTTTCAAAGTGAAAATCCGGTAATAAATGCGAGCACTTCGTTTCTCCAGCTTATTTCTGTCCTCTTCGTTCTCGTGTAAAAATTTAGTTTAGCTTATTTTTAAGAGTAGTTGAAATTACAATTGAACTGCAATTACTATCTTTCAGTTCTTTCAGTTGTTGAAAAAGTGAGAACGCTCCGCTTCTCCATTGCAGTCTACGTTCTTGTGTAAACGACATTGCGCTCATGTAACTTGTTCTATTTAGCAAAGCCGAAGTTCTATTTTAACAGATCAAGAGGGGAAATTGGGGGAATGGTAAACTAAACCGATTAAACGGATTGTTTCACAGCTTGGACAGTCTCCAACGCCTTGTGCAAATCACTGTACACAATGTTTCCAACCACAACGGTGTCTGCTACCTGTGCAGCTTGTCTAGCTTTCTCCGGACTATCAATCCCGCCGCCGTAGATAAGATGCGCCTTGGTGAGTTGTCTGTGTGTCTCTCCAACCAGCTCCATATCTCCAAACGTTCCGCTGTACTCCATATATACGATAGGCAGGTTTAGCAGACGTTCCGCAGCCTGGGCGTAAGCAACCGCAGCATCCGTCGTTAATTCCGTATCCGCTCCCGTCATTCGGGCAACAGTGGAGTCGGCATTAAGGACAATATAACCTTCTGCAATAAGCAGATCCCATGGGATCAGGTAACCGTAACGCTCGATGGCTTGCTGGTGCTGTCCGATCATCCATTTGCTATCCGTTGCATTCAGCACCATCGGAATTAGATATCCGTCAAAACCAGGCACAACTGCCTCCAGCTCGGATACTTCTAGCACGCAAGGCAGCTCGTAGCGACGTACTCTGGACATCAGGTCAACCGTGTTGTCATAGGTAATTCCCGAAGACCCACCAACAATAATGGCATCGGTACCCGACATGCAGATCAGGTCAAGTGCTTCATCCGTTATTTCCCGGTCCGGGTCTAGCTTAAATACATGTCTCCACTGCTTAATCATGTCTATCAACGAACATTCCTCCAGAGGTTCTTCTGCATCCTAAAAAGCTTGTAAACTAAGTCTAAGTCAGCAGGGAGTGAGTGTCAATGTTCGTATAAAAAGGGGAACAAAAAATCACAGACTTTTCCCTGGAATTGCAGGAGAAGCCTGTAATTTTAGATGGCAGGGATGTGATGCTACAGAATTTAAGCCAGCGCCTGCTGCCACTTCGAACATCAATATCTTGAGTAGAGTTGGATCCAAAGTCTCAAGTAGGAATACCGCAACCTCTGAATCATAATTTTATACTCAAGGTTTCCAGGCAAAACGTGTGTTCATCTCATCCAGTTCCTGCTCGGTTAATACATCCGAATACACGCCGTACACGCCCCATTTCTCATAGTTTGCTACCTGATCGGTGTCATTAATGGTATGAACGTAGGTGACGGCTCCTGCCTGCTTCAGCTTGGCAACGAAATTCTGGTTTACTTTATATTCCGGCATGGTTACGGCATCGATGTCATTCTTTTGTACAAAATCAACCACCTGGGCTTCAGTATCCTGCGTAGCATAAAGGGTATAAATAATAGAAGGAAACGCGTAGATTTCTTTCACGGTTTCGAGCATCGGCTCGTTATAGATCTGTACTACAACCCGATTAAGAATTGAAGGGTCATGTTTCTTGGCTGCGTCCACGAGTGATTTTAGCACCTGCTGAATATCCTCGTCCTTCTGTTCTTTGGTATCGGTCACGATATACATATCCGGGTACTTGGCCAATACGTCCATAATGCCGTCGGCATCCATCGGTTGGTACATGCCCAGAATGGGCGTATTCATGAATTCATCATGTGTCAGCGCCCCAGCCTGTTTGTCCTCGGGTAACTCCTCGTCCTGTCCCAGCATTTTGCTCATGTTAGCGGTCCATTCATGTCTGGCTACTGCTTTGCGGTCCGAGGTCAGCATAAAGTCAATCTCAAACACACGTGTGCCCTTCTCATAATTGGCAATCATCGCCTCATAGGCGTTCGTGTAAGGCTTCTCACGGATACTGCCCATGGCATGAGCAATCAGTCGATAGGCCGTAAACCCATCGTGCTGCTCCTCGCTCTGACTGTCATAGGCAAAAAAGAGTGTGCCCACGGTTACGATGAGTAGTGTAACGACGGCGGCAATTCGTTTCATATGGCGTTCACATCCTTATCAGGGTGGTAGGGAAGAAAAAGAGTACGAATAACATGATATGACGAAGCATGTGCGGTTTTTCCTTTTTGATAGCTAACTACCCTGATTGGAGAGGTGTAAAACAAAAAGCCGCCCGAAGGCGGCTGTTAAATCTAGGGATGCAGTATTTCGAATGGATAAGAAGCACCATCTATTCGGTTGGTTGCACACTCAATTCATTCAGAAATGCGATCAAAGCTTCGCGCCAAGCTCTCATGGGTGGCAGACCGTTTGTACGAATAGCGAGATGATCCATTACGGAATATTGAGGTCGAGGAGCAGGACGTGGGAATTGCCCGGTGGTACAAGGCTCGAGAACAGCACTCAGTTTGAATCCGGATTGCTTGGATGCTTCTTCTGCAATGGCCTGTGCAAATTCATACCAGGTGCACATTCCAGAATTAGAGGCATGGTAGATACCATATTTCTCAGTTAATGAAAGTTCACTCACGAGTCTGGCTAAATCCACAGTATATGTGGGCGACCCTTGTTGATCATGAACGACCTGAAGTCGGGGACGCTTCTCCAGAAGTTCCAACATGGTTTTGACAAAATTACTGCCGTGTACTCCAAACACCCATGATGTTCGTATAATAAACCATCGCGTGCAGAGACTCTCGACCAGTCTCTCTCCGGCAAGCTTTGACTTGCCATACACGGTCTGCGGATTCGTCAAATCAAATTCCTGATAAGGCCTCGTTGCCGTGCCATCAAATACGTAGTCGGTACTAATATAAATCAGTTTGGCTTTCACTTTCTCTGCAGCAACAGCTATATTTCTAGTGCCTGTTACATTGACTGTGTACGCCATATCCTCATCTGTCTCGGCCTTATCAACGGCTGTATAGGCAGCACAATGAACGATGATGTGAGGCTGGAAAGCGTTAATGGTTTCTCTGCATTGCTGTTGATCGGTAATGTCCAATTGGTCCCTGTCACAGGCCATGACATCATGACCACCAGCTCGAAATATCTTTACAACATCGTATCCGAGCTGTCCCGCAGCCCCCGTCACCATTACTCTATACTTCATTTTGTAGGATCACCCATTCGATCACCATACTGAAGTTTTACATAATCTTGATACGTACCTGATTGAATTCGTGTCCACCATTCCTGATGATTCAGATACCACTGGATGGTTTCCTTGATCCCTGTCTCAAAATTGTGCACGGGCTTCCAGCCAAGCTCAGTATGCAATTTGGTCGGGTCAATCCCATAACGTCGGTCGTGGCCTAGTCGATCCTGTACATATTGAATCAAACTTGCAGGTTTGCCTAGTTGTTCTAGAATCTTTTCAACAATATATATATTGGTACGTTCATTATTTCCCCCGATGTTATATACCTCTCCAATCTTGCCATTATGAATGACCAGGTCGATAGCACTACAGTGATCTTCTACATAGAGCCAATCACGAATATTAAGCCCATCGCCATAGACAGGAATAGCCTCATCATTTAATGCACGAGATATAATAAGCGGTATAAGTTTCTCTGGAAATTGGAAAGGTCCATAATTGTTCGAACAACGTGTAATGTTTACAGGCAAACCAAAGGTTTCATGATACGCTCTGACAAGCAAATCCCCACCTGCTTTACTGGCAGAGTATGGACTGTTCGGCATCAATGGTGTCTCTTCTGTAAACAAACCTGTTGGACCAAGTGAACCATATACTTCATCCGTAGACACCTGAACATATTTGGTAACCTGATATTTCTTCGCGGCATCCAGCAACACCTGAGTTCCGAGTACATTGGTGCGCACAAAAATATCGGGGGACAGAATGCTGCGATCCACATGAGACTCAGCCGCAAAATTGACGATTACATCGATCCCTTGGGATATAATTTGTTCCATTTGCTGAACGTCAGTGATATCCGCTCGGATAAACGTATATTGAGAATTCGATTCTACGGATTGCAAATTCTCAAGGTTGCCCGCATACGTTAAGGAATCCACGTTAACAATTTCATAATCAGGATGCTCACGAAGCATATACATCACAAAGTTGCTGCCAATAAATCCAGCCCCTCCAGTAACGAGCAGTTTCATGTTATCTCTCTCCTTCTGCCCCCAGATACTGTTCGATCCGAGAAGCTTGTTTTAGTTAGCCAAAATTCAGTTCCGCCCCTTGAAGTAAAGGGTGCTTCTGATCTTTCTCGGAGAGAATGGGATCCGACACAGGCCAATCAATCCCGAGCGCTGGATCGTTCCACAAAATACCCCGGTCATGTTCAGGCGAATAGTATGCATCCACCTTGTATGTCACCTGTGTATGTGGCACCAGTGTACAGAATCCATGAGCGAAACCTTGGGGGACAAGCAACTGCCGCTGATTATACTCACTAAGAATGACACTTTTCCACTGTCCAAAGGTTGGTGAAGTCGTACGAATATCTACAATAACATCATAGATGGCTCCGGATATTACTCTGACCAACTTGGTCTGTGCTCTGGGCTGAAGCTGGTAATGAAGTCCGCGAAGAACTCCAGCTTCGGCGGACAGGGATTGATTGTCCTGAACAAACACATGATGAATACCATTTTCATACAGAACACGCTCATTATAACTTTCCATGAAATATCCCCGATGATCGCCATAAACCTTAGGTTCCAATATAGCTGCGCCATCCATAAACAGCGGAATCACCTTCATGTTATCCCTCCGTTATTGCTATTAACAGCATTTCTTCATATTAATCTATGTATATGTAAAGCATCGGGCAAGTGATCGTTCATTGGCCTGGTTAAATCATGATATTTCAATACGTTGTTCCATAAAATAATTAAAACCCAGCCGGTGTTTTACTTTCGGCTGGGCTTGATCATAGCGATTTCTCTATTTGTTCTGTACTATATGCTCCAAATACTTCAACAAATCCTCCCGCAAATCCGGGCGCTGAAGGGCATAATGAATCGTGGTTTCAATAAAACCAAGCTTCTCCCCAACATCATGACGCAGGCCGTCAAAGTGATAGGCTAGAATCTGCCGCTGGTCATTCAGACGGGACAAGGCATCCGTTAACTGGATTTCTCCACCCACGCCAACAGACTGCTGACCAAGAATATCGAAGATATCCGGCGTCAGAATATAACGTCCCATAATCGCCAAATTGGAAGGTGATTCTTCCGTCTTCGGTTTCTCGATCAAACGACGCGCACGGTACACACGACCTTCGGTGCGAGATACCAATTCCCCGTCCACAATCCCGTAACGTGACACTTCGCTCCAATCAACAGGCTGCACACCTACGATCGGAGATTGCAATTCATCATAAACTTCGATCATCTGCTGAAGACAAGGATGATTGGATTCCACGATGTCATCCCCCAGTAGCACGGCAAATGGTTCGTTTCCGATAAACTTGCGGGCACACCAGATGGCGTGCCCAAGACCCTTTGGTTCCTTTTGACGGATATAATGGATGTCTGCCATCTCGGAGGGCTTGCGAACTTCATTCAGCAAATCCCACTTCTGTTTACCAGCCAGATTCTGTTCCAATTCGAATGAATAGTCAAAATGATCCTCGATGGCCCGTTTACCTTTACCTGTTACGATAATGATATCCTCAATGCCTGAAGCCACGGCTTCTTCAATAATGTACTGGATCGTTGGTTTATCAACGATGGGCAGCATTTCCTTGGGCATCGCCTTCGTTGCAGGCAGAAACCGGGTACCGAGCCCGGCCGCTGGAATGATTGCTTTGCGAATACGCACGCTAGATCCGCTCCTTCTGGTGG
This window of the Paenibacillus marchantiae genome carries:
- the rfbD gene encoding dTDP-4-dehydrorhamnose reductase — translated: MKYRVMVTGAAGQLGYDVVKIFRAGGHDVMACDRDQLDITDQQQCRETINAFQPHIIVHCAAYTAVDKAETDEDMAYTVNVTGTRNIAVAAEKVKAKLIYISTDYVFDGTATRPYQEFDLTNPQTVYGKSKLAGERLVESLCTRWFIIRTSWVFGVHGSNFVKTMLELLEKRPRLQVVHDQQGSPTYTVDLARLVSELSLTEKYGIYHASNSGMCTWYEFAQAIAEEASKQSGFKLSAVLEPCTTGQFPRPAPRPQYSVMDHLAIRTNGLPPMRAWREALIAFLNELSVQPTE
- the galU gene encoding UTP--glucose-1-phosphate uridylyltransferase GalU, yielding MRIRKAIIPAAGLGTRFLPATKAMPKEMLPIVDKPTIQYIIEEAVASGIEDIIIVTGKGKRAIEDHFDYSFELEQNLAGKQKWDLLNEVRKPSEMADIHYIRQKEPKGLGHAIWCARKFIGNEPFAVLLGDDIVESNHPCLQQMIEVYDELQSPIVGVQPVDWSEVSRYGIVDGELVSRTEGRVYRARRLIEKPKTEESPSNLAIMGRYILTPDIFDILGQQSVGVGGEIQLTDALSRLNDQRQILAYHFDGLRHDVGEKLGFIETTIHYALQRPDLREDLLKYLEHIVQNK
- the pcrA gene encoding DNA helicase PcrA is translated as MQPVNIHDAVARLNTPQRQAVEATDGPLLIMAGAGSGKTRVLTHRIAYLIATRKAPPWGILAITFTNKAAREMQDRVSQLVGSSQGRDIWVSTFHSMCVRILRRDIERIGFTSNFSILDSSDQLSVIRSCMKDQNIDTKKFEPKAVQSMMSTAKNELISPEQYEKQAADYFEGIVAKVYKMYQKRLRANNSLDFDDLIMATIQLFKEVPEVLDFYQKKFQYIHVDEYQDTNRAQYMLCRMLADSHHRICVVGDSDQSIYRWRGADISNILNFEKDYPEANTILLEQNYRSTSNILNAANEVIGLNTGRKPKKLWTDKEGGSKIKVYRADSEHDEGYFVTSEISKNVKNGKSYQNHAILYRTNAQSRVIEEILIKSDIPYQIVGGIKFYDRKEIKDILAYLRLLSNPDDDISLTRIINVPKRSIGDTTVAKLAAAAGERGISIYRVLQVVDDLGFAGRTRNALVEFYDMIAALHQMVEYLSVTELTEKILEMSQYRLEMQNENTLESRARLENIDEFLSVTMEFEKNNEDKTLVSFLTDLALIADIDSMNDDEEDQSDAVTLMTMHSAKGLEFPVVFIVGMEEGVFPHSRAFMDNEELEEERRLAYVGITRAEEQLFLSCAQMRTLFGRTTANPPSRFLDEIPDELKEDTSMARDRYRRGSSAGGSYGGRGLGASGGSNFGGGASKLFDRQSQSGSSASSVTSSRVTMSTSSSTSSTPAPSSASKPVAAGAGSDGFKAGDKVQHGKWGTGTIVGVKGSGNDTELQIAFPAPVGLKRLLAGFAPITKVE
- the pcrB gene encoding heptaprenylglyceryl phosphate synthase, producing MIKQWRHVFKLDPDREITDEALDLICMSGTDAIIVGGSSGITYDNTVDLMSRVRRYELPCVLEVSELEAVVPGFDGYLIPMVLNATDSKWMIGQHQQAIERYGYLIPWDLLIAEGYIVLNADSTVARMTGADTELTTDAAVAYAQAAERLLNLPIVYMEYSGTFGDMELVGETHRQLTKAHLIYGGGIDSPEKARQAAQVADTVVVGNIVYSDLHKALETVQAVKQSV
- the rfbB gene encoding dTDP-glucose 4,6-dehydratase; protein product: MKLLVTGGAGFIGSNFVMYMLREHPDYEIVNVDSLTYAGNLENLQSVESNSQYTFIRADITDVQQMEQIISQGIDVIVNFAAESHVDRSILSPDIFVRTNVLGTQVLLDAAKKYQVTKYVQVSTDEVYGSLGPTGLFTEETPLMPNSPYSASKAGGDLLVRAYHETFGLPVNITRCSNNYGPFQFPEKLIPLIISRALNDEAIPVYGDGLNIRDWLYVEDHCSAIDLVIHNGKIGEVYNIGGNNERTNIYIVEKILEQLGKPASLIQYVQDRLGHDRRYGIDPTKLHTELGWKPVHNFETGIKETIQWYLNHQEWWTRIQSGTYQDYVKLQYGDRMGDPTK
- a CDS encoding phosphatidylinositol-specific phospholipase C/glycerophosphodiester phosphodiesterase family protein gives rise to the protein MKRIAAVVTLLIVTVGTLFFAYDSQSEEQHDGFTAYRLIAHAMGSIREKPYTNAYEAMIANYEKGTRVFEIDFMLTSDRKAVARHEWTANMSKMLGQDEELPEDKQAGALTHDEFMNTPILGMYQPMDADGIMDVLAKYPDMYIVTDTKEQKDEDIQQVLKSLVDAAKKHDPSILNRVVVQIYNEPMLETVKEIYAFPSIIYTLYATQDTEAQVVDFVQKNDIDAVTMPEYKVNQNFVAKLKQAGAVTYVHTINDTDQVANYEKWGVYGVYSDVLTEQELDEMNTRFAWKP
- the ligA gene encoding NAD-dependent DNA ligase LigA, giving the protein MDPMHRMEQLVTELNQHNYQYYTMDQPQISDKEYDLLYDELVTLEQESGMVLPDSPTQRVGGELLKGFTPHRHLSSLWSLDKAQNIEQLRNWNTRVLKLVNDFNTKNPDNPLPEPGYVIELKFDGLTLNLTYTNGELVQASTRGNGAVGEGILAQVRTIKSVPLKIPYTGGTIEVQGEGIMNLSVLNRYNETAAEPLKNARNAAAGALRNLNPKTTAERRLNAYFYNVGYSDDIQFANHQEMMDFLRENRFKVNPSITYFHEFDDVMEQLAAIQESRGQLDYLIDGAVIKITDMRTREALGYTDKFPRWAVAYKFEAEETTTVLNSVVWNVGRTGKVTPLARVEPVELAGVTVQNCTLNNVGDIERKNLKFALGTRVFIRRSNDVIPEILGKVTEESDGEEIVFPEQCPACGFPLEQRGAHLFCNNKLACKPQTVARISHFASRDAMDIETFSEKTAIQLYDELNVREPADLYTLQFDDLVKLERFGEKKANNLIAALEQSKDRDLASFLYSLGIPNTGKSTTRMLADHYRDLHAIMNATAEELVELPDVGGIVAESIVTFFADPFTKAAIEKMLNLGVKAQAPEAPAAIVEDSFFSGKTVVLTGTLHQLTREEATQRLEALGAKVTGSVSKKTDLVIAGEKAGSKLTKAHDLGIPTIEDEDELVRLLNQEG
- the rfbC gene encoding dTDP-4-dehydrorhamnose 3,5-epimerase; its protein translation is MKVIPLFMDGAAILEPKVYGDHRGYFMESYNERVLYENGIHHVFVQDNQSLSAEAGVLRGLHYQLQPRAQTKLVRVISGAIYDVIVDIRTTSPTFGQWKSVILSEYNQRQLLVPQGFAHGFCTLVPHTQVTYKVDAYYSPEHDRGILWNDPALGIDWPVSDPILSEKDQKHPLLQGAELNFG